In Ciconia boyciana chromosome 30, ASM3463844v1, whole genome shotgun sequence, a single genomic region encodes these proteins:
- the NFKBID gene encoding LOW QUALITY PROTEIN: NF-kappa-B inhibitor delta (The sequence of the model RefSeq protein was modified relative to this genomic sequence to represent the inferred CDS: inserted 2 bases in 1 codon) — translation MGGTLGGMTPDPEPDPEPDPGELAAARAAVHAMDPRELLQQDEEGDTLLHVLCAGGLRAPARAAAEAFKVLGQLELREHRGKTPLLVAAAAAAPGVVGDLLTLGADPDAADHRGRTALHLAATYGLPRVLQAVMSSGVPVNVEARNFEGQTPLHCAVLSHNASLRAGGNPGGVSGGGPPNSTPQERLLCVELLLRMGADCGSQDMKSSQTVLHLAVRGGNLALTHLLLRQPGVAPRLVNMKAHGNTPLHMAAALPGGPSQEPLVRLLLAWGPXPGARNLEHDLPHGLLPPGPPGEQLRLLLKSRRGARRPSPTS, via the exons atggggggcaccctgggggggATGACCCCTGACCCCGAGCCTGACCCCGAGCCTGACCCcggggagctggcagctgcccgCGCCGCCGTCCATGCCATGGACCCCCgggagctcctgcagcaggacgAGGAGGGTGACAC gctgctgcacgTGCTGTgtgcgggggggctgcgggccccggcccgggcggcCGCTGAGGCCTTCAAGGTGTTGGGGCAGTTGGAGCTGCGCGAGCACCGTGGGAAG accccgctgctggtggcggcggcggcggcggctccgggggTGGTCGGGGACCTCCTGACCCTCGGGGCCGACCCCGACGCCGCCGACCACCGGGGCCGCACCGCGCTGCACCTCGCCGCCACCTACGGCCTCCCCCGCGTCCTCCAG GCCGTGATGTCATCGGGGGTCCCCGTGAACGTGGAGGCCAGAAACTTCGAAG GCCAGACCCCTCTGCACTGTGCCGTCCTATCCCATAATGCCTCACTGCGTGCGGGTGGTAACCCCGGGGGGGTGtccggggggggtcccccaaattCGACCCCCCAAGAACGGCTCCTCTGCGTCGAGTTGCTGCTGCGTATGGGGGCCGACTGCGGCAGCCAG GACATGAAGAGCAGCCAGACCGTGCTGCACTTGGCCGTGAGGGGGGGGAACCTGGCCTTGACCCACCTCCTCCTCCGTCAACCCGGGGTGGCCCCTCGCCTCGTCAACATGAAG gCCCACGGCAACACCCCCCTGCACAtggcggcggcgctgccggggggcCCGAGCCAGGAACCCCTCGTCCGGCTCCTCCTGGCCTGGGGGCC ACCCGGCGCCCGCAACCTGGAGCACGATCTGCCCCACGGCCTGctgccccccgggccccccggaGAGCAG cTCCGCCTCCTCCTCAAGAGCCGccgcggcgcccgccgcccctcccccacctcctaG